ATTaactaattatatttttaaaacatttgagAAGCTGAAGGTAATTCCGGTTTTATAACTAATAATTGTCAAGACACTTTCGTTAGTTAAGTATTCCGTAACTTCCTTACTCTCCCACATCATATTATATTTTGGTGTTAATAACTATCGATTGGTGGGCCTAAAACCCTCCTTATGGTATCATATTGAGTAGTTTGAAGGCAGAAATTAGCCTCTTTTGCGTTCAGCTGTAACACGGAACAGCAGAGCCGGGCTTAAAGCGGCTAAGTCTATACACTAGTTTTCTGACTGGATTTCAATAAACCACATTTTTCTGCAAACATATTTCATACCCGCGTGACTTCTCTGGGTGAAACTGGTCTTCACAAAAGCTTACATGCCTTGTAAAACTCCTCTCCTCACATGAGTGACTACAAATGTTTACGAATGACTAAATGTTAGCCTAGCTGCTAAGCTATTGTAGCAACCAATTCAACCGCGCAGTGTCGTCCTGCAATACAAAAGGATACAATGGGCTGCACCATAACCTTCTGGACCTTCTGTCCTTGTCCTCTGTATGCCATTCCTACAACTAAATACCAGCTGTAGGTATATGCTGAAAAAAATTGCACCTTTTCTTAAGAGTGCACTACAACGAAACTCTCACGTTGTGAGACGTCTTCAATGGCGGGTTTCCTTTCGCGTGCTCTGCCAGTACCAGCACGGAGGTCTCGTGATGTGAAAGAGCGCCCCTGCGGGTGGGAGGTATCAATAAAAACACTAGAACAAATCAACGTTTATAACCCGAAATCTCGCGAGAACATACCTGTGGAAGTTTGCTGGCAGTGTGAAACGCGCCCAGTCTtcagcataaaaacaaactaaaaggcTATATGGCAACATCCATCATCGTCTATATGTGAGAAAAGTTAACATTCTCCAGCTCTAGGTGTagtgtcatttcctgtttcctaTGATAGAGCTATAGTATGTAACCAGAAGTGTCAACTTTAAAAGAACTTGACTATATTAGTGGGCCTCACTAATATAGATTATTCCATTGTTTATTCCATTGTTTTGTCAGTAAAAACCTGTATGTGCAGGAAAGGATTatacaaaaaaacatgtcaaaaaaacatgtcatcatgatgtctgtgaaggttctcagtcatccacgtcatcgtagtctaaggagcttggaaagaaaagcgtctggacttctttaagttgcttgaagacgtttcacctctcatcaaagaagcttcttcagttctagggtcaaatggtgggaAATGGTCAAATCTGGGACTTGCCACCATTTGatcctagaactgaagaagcttctcggatgagaggtgaaaaggtgAAACGTcgtcaagcaacttaaagaagtccagacgcttttctttccacgCTCCTTAGACAATGTCATCATGATGACTTTTAATTTCAGGAATATGTACACGTTATTTAGGATCAAAACGAATCTGCACAGTATCATTTATACCAGTTTAGTCCATATCAGCTGTACTTAATTTTATTGAACCCCATTCATTAttaagcaaaaagcaaaaaattctaCCGACCACAAGGCTAACCGTGACTCTTTGGATTTTACCTGCTGTGttcttgtgtttctgtttttaccattttaaaatcttttggTTGTAACTTTTTTTGCTGTAATGTTATGAATAAATGATAGAAATTGTAAAAAAGCCTACAGTATGTTTGTTAGCTGAATCATTTCAGAATAGAACAGTCAGGACTtgagtgtgttttttctttttatttgagcCATCTCATTTTTAATCAAGAGCCACAAAGTGTCTATCTGCAGGGACACAACGGTTGTGATAGAACATCAGACACTGTCTTCTTGGATGTCTCAGCCTACAGTTTGATTGTTCCCTGCAGAATAGTGATGGCCTGTCCAGCTATGTTGATTCTTCCATCATCTCTCAGTTCAAGTTCCAGCTCGCCACCACGACTGGAGCACTGGTAAGCTGCACAGACACAATAAGCAGATTAATAATGGATAAAAGTGGAACACAACATCTGTTATCAGATAAATGACACATTAGTAAAAGGCGGAGAAGGTTAAAATACGTACCCagcattttcttctttcctaGTTTTTCAGACCAGTAGCTACCTAGGACTGTGTGGTTAGATCCTGCCAGAGCAAAGAATGCACAGCAGGAATAGCTTAACACTTTCTCTCATTAATAAGACACCTGTAAATGCATCCTCTTTAATCACTTTAGTCCAGCTGCTTATATGTAAATGTTtttagacacacaaacatggtCAGAATTATGTTATTTGAGGAATAATGTCTATAGATTACATACTAGTAAAGAGGAATCATCTTACCAGTGACAGGATCCTCAGGGACTCCAACCCATGGAGAAAAGTCTCTCGAATAGAAGTCATATCCTGGCTGGCAGTCTGGTGATCCTGTTTCCACATGTTAGCAGTGTTTGATATTTAATGTTTGTTGGCAGAAACATTCAGTCAGTGTTGTTACACAAATTAAAATGGGCAACAAACGAGTCCACAGGATGGTGATGGCAAAGGAGAAATCAGCGCACCATTTGTCCTGTGATCAAACATTTCCCCAGAGCTCAACCCAAGTGAAGGCCTATATGATGAGTGAAATCACAGACTGTGCtcttcatcaccatcatcattaaAACACCAAATGAGGGAATGTTTTTGGCAGATTGCTGTTCATCCCTCTAACAGAGGTGCATCGAAGCTTTTCTGATGGTACATGGTGGGACAACACCTCACTTAAACActtcatgttttgtttcctttggtttattctttacTGTTTACGTCTTCATTGTAATGGAATTACTACATGTGGTCCGATCCAGCAAGTCTACAACTCTACGAAAGGCACAGCTCCGATTACCTTTCATAGTGACGATGACGGCGCAGAATCTTCCACTTCTCTCAGTATTCTCAAGAGCCACAGTGTCAACTT
This genomic interval from Oreochromis niloticus isolate F11D_XX linkage group LG5, O_niloticus_UMD_NMBU, whole genome shotgun sequence contains the following:
- the LOC100693149 gene encoding phenazine biosynthesis-like domain-containing protein 2, translating into MDFPLNPPTRVEPNDFKDTIKAAVGNLPVQEVLFCYNTKKLLIRLADSCDISALTNLKVDTVALENTERSGRFCAVIVTMKGSPDCQPGYDFYSRDFSPWVGVPEDPVTGSNHTVLGSYWSEKLGKKKMLAYQCSSRGGELELELRDDGRINIAGQAITILQGTIKL